TGAGACATTGACTCAGGAGGATTGTTGGACCGTGATCTCGTCGTTTTTTGAGGAAACGTCGTTAGCTCGGCAACAATTGTTCTCTTTCGATGAGTTTGTTCAAAATACTATGCAAGAAATTGTTGATGATGATTCCACTTTAACTCTAGATCAATATGCACAACACACGGGTGCTCAAGGAGATGTTACACGTCGATacgaaataaattttggaCAGATTTATCTTTCAAGGCCTACAATGACTGAAGCTGATGGTAGTACAACTACTATGTTTCCTCAAGAGGCGAGGCTTCGTAACTTGACTTACTCGTCTCCTTTATACGTTGACATGCGTAAAAAAGTTATGGTTGCTGCCGATTCTAATGTTCCCATCGGCGAAGAGGAGTGGCTtgttgaagaagaggatgaagaaccctcaaaagtttttattgGAAAGATACCAATCATGCTCCGTTCTactttttgcattttaaATGGTGTTAGTGATTCTGAATTGTACGATTTGAATGAGTGCCCTTATGATCAGGGAGGATACTTTATTATCAATGGCTCTGAAAAGGTAATCATTGCTCAAGAGAGATCTGCTGCCAATATTGTAcaagtatttaaaaaagccGCTCCGAGCCCCATCGCTTACGTTGCTGAAATTCGCTCTGCTTTGGAACGAGGTAGTAGGCTTATTTCTTCTATGCAGATTAAGTTAATGGCACGTAATACTGAGAATTCTGGTCAGACAATTAGAGCAACACTTCCATATATCAGGAGTGACATTCCTATCGTCATCGTGTTCCGTGCTCTTGGAGTTGTACCTGATCGTGATATTTTGGAACATATATGCTACGACCCAAATGATTTCCAAATGCTTGAAATGATGAAGCCCTGTATCGAAGAAGCATTTGTGATTCAAGATAAAGATATAGCTTTGGATTACATTGGTAAAAGAGGCAGTACTACTGGTGTTACGCGTGAAAAACGTCTTCGATATGCCCATGACATTTTACAGAAAGAGCTGCTTCCGCATATTACTACAATGGAAGGTTTTGAGACTAGAAAGGCGTTTTTCTTAGGTTACATGATCCATCGTATGCTTTTGTGTGCGTTAGAGCGTCGTGAACCAGATGATCGAGATCATTTCGGGAAAAAGCGTCTTGACCTTGCAGGTCCATTACTTGCATCTCTGTTCCGTATGCTCTTTCGTAAAATGACTCGCGATGTGTATAAGTATATGCAGAAATGCGTTGAAACAAATCGTGAATTCAACCTTACCCTGGCTGTGAAGTCAAACATTATTACCAATGGTTTACGTTATTCATTGGCTACTGGTAATTGGGGAGACCAAAAACGCAGTATGGTTAATCGGGTTGGTGTATCACAAGTTCTTAACCGATATACATTCGCTTCAACTTTATCACATTTAAGACGTACAAATACTCCTATCGGTAGAGACGGAAAATTGGCTAAACCCCGTCAGTTGCACAACACACACTGGGGTATGGTTTGCCCTGCTGAAACACCAGAAGGACAAGCTTGCGGCTTAGTCAAAAATTTGTCTCTAATGAGCTATGTTTCCGTAGGTTCACCCAGTGCTCCAATTATCGAGTTTTTAGAAGAATGGGGTTTAGAAACACTGGAAGATTACAACCCTTCAGCGTCTCCTAATGCAACAAAGGTCTTCGTGAATGGTGTGTGGTTAGGAGTACATCGTGATCCAGCTCATTTAACAGAGACGCTACGCAGCCTTCGTCGTAGATTGGACATATCTGCAGAGGTTAGTATCGTTCGCGATATCCGTGAAAAAGAGCTTCGTCTCTTTACAGATGCAGGTCGTATTTGTAGACCATTATTTATTGTGGATAACAATCCTAATAGTGAAAGAAGAGGAGAGTTATGTATTCGTAAAGAGCATATCCAACAACTAATAGAGGATAAAGACAGATATGACATTGACCCCGAACAACGCTTTGGATGGACCGCTTTAGTATCTAGTGGTCTCATTGAGTATCTAGATGCAGAAGAAGAGGAGACGGTTATGATAGCAATGAGTCCGGAAGATCTTGAAGCATCACGTCAAATGCAAGCTGGGTATGAAGTTAAGGAAGAACTGGATCCT
This portion of the Schizosaccharomyces pombe strain 972h- genome assembly, chromosome: I genome encodes:
- the rpb2 gene encoding DNA-directed RNA polymerase II complex subunit Rpb2, with product MSYEDYQYNETLTQEDCWTVISSFFEETSLARQQLFSFDEFVQNTMQEIVDDDSTLTLDQYAQHTGAQGDVTRRYEINFGQIYLSRPTMTEADGSTTTMFPQEARLRNLTYSSPLYVDMRKKVMVAADSNVPIGEEEWLVEEEDEEPSKVFIGKIPIMLRSTFCILNGVSDSELYDLNECPYDQGGYFIINGSEKVIIAQERSAANIVQVFKKAAPSPIAYVAEIRSALERGSRLISSMQIKLMARNTENSGQTIRATLPYIRSDIPIVIVFRALGVVPDRDILEHICYDPNDFQMLEMMKPCIEEAFVIQDKDIALDYIGKRGSTTGVTREKRLRYAHDILQKELLPHITTMEGFETRKAFFLGYMIHRMLLCALERREPDDRDHFGKKRLDLAGPLLASLFRMLFRKMTRDVYKYMQKCVETNREFNLTLAVKSNIITNGLRYSLATGNWGDQKRSMVNRVGVSQVLNRYTFASTLSHLRRTNTPIGRDGKLAKPRQLHNTHWGMVCPAETPEGQACGLVKNLSLMSYVSVGSPSAPIIEFLEEWGLETLEDYNPSASPNATKVFVNGVWLGVHRDPAHLTETLRSLRRRLDISAEVSIVRDIREKELRLFTDAGRICRPLFIVDNNPNSERRGELCIRKEHIQQLIEDKDRYDIDPEQRFGWTALVSSGLIEYLDAEEEETVMIAMSPEDLEASRQMQAGYEVKEELDPAQRVKPAPNPHVHAWTHCEIHPAMILGILASIIPFPDHNQSPRNTYQSAMGKQAMGVYLTNYQVRMDTMANILYYPQKPLATTRSMEYLKFRELPAGQNAIVAILCYSGYNQEDSIIMNQASIDRGLFRSIFYRTYTDQEKKIGMTVMEEFERPVRSTTLRMKHGTYDKLEDDGLIAPGTRVSGEDIIIGKTAPIPLDHEELGQRTQLHAKRDVSTPLRSTESGIVDQVMVTTNQEGLKFVKVRMRSTRIPQIGDKFASRHGQKGTIGMTYRHEDMPFSAQGIVPDIIINPHAIPSRMTVAHLVECQLSKVSALSGFEGDATPFTDVTVEAVSKLLRSHGFQSRGFEVMYHGHTGRKLVAQVFLGPTYYQRLKHLVDDKIHARARGPVQILTRQPVEGRSRDGGLRFGEMERDCQISHGCSSVLRERLFDCSDAYRVIVCDICGLIAIASYKKDSYECRSCQNRTRFSQVYLPYAAKLLFQELMSMNIAPRLFTKNHK